A stretch of Fusarium poae strain DAOMC 252244 chromosome 2, whole genome shotgun sequence DNA encodes these proteins:
- a CDS encoding hypothetical protein (TransMembrane:5 (o55-74i81-102o122-138i244-264o270-294i)): MATRQRTATTVMVEKDLPKVTHEATSQPQFPDIKTIKDAIPAHCFQPSLTTSYYYTIRDFAIIGTLAWAALTYITGIKDQYLRIAVWMAYGFLQGLFCTGIWILGHECGHGAFSTYSKLNNITGWFLHSFLMVPYFSWKYSHSRRHRFTGHIDLDMAFVPRSKPKASLSFYIAGIDVAELIEDTPIAQAVKLVFHQLFGWQVYTFFNASAGKGSKQREPKSTFAKWLCVSHFDPMSAVFRPAEAPFIIISDIGLGLTLTVLYFASQKVGVSTVLFLYLVPYLWVHHWLVAITYLHHHHTELPHYTAEGWTYVKGALATVDREFGFIGKHIFHGIIEKHVIHHLFPKIPFYKADEATEAIKPVIGDHYCHDDRNFLGQLWSIFGSLDYVEHDPTIPGAMRWAKKKISEQGIDGSDAVLCDDRIHIG, from the exons ATGGCCACCAGACAGCGAACTGCCACCACAGTTATGGTCGAGAAGGACCTGCCAAAg GTCACTCACGAGGccacttctcaacctcaattccccgacatcaagaccatcaaggatgCCATCCCCGCCCACTGCTTCCAACCTTCACTTACCACCTCCTACTACTATACCATCCGCGACTTCGCTATTATCGGCACCCTTGCCTGGGCTGCCCTTACCTATATCACCGGCATTAAGGACCAATACCTCCGTATCGCCGTCTGGATGGCCTATGGCTTCCTCCAGGGTCTTTTCTGCACCGGAATCTGGATTCTCGGTCATGAGTGCGGCCACGGTGCTTTCTCTACCTATAGCAAGCTCAATAATATAACCGGCTGGTTCCTACACTCATTCCTTATGGTCCCCTATTTTAGCTGGAAGTACTCTCACTCCCGTCGCCACCGTTTCACTGGCCATATAGACCTCGATATGGCCTTTGTCCCCCGCTCTAAGCCTAAGGCTTCTCTATCCTTCTATATCGCTGGCATAGATGTTGCTGAGCTGATCGAGGATACCCCTATTGCCCAAGCCGTCAAGCTCGTCTTCCACCAGCTCTTCGGATGGCAGGTATATACCTTCTTTAATGCCAGCGCTGGTAAGGGCAGTAAGCAACGGGAGCCTAAAAGTACTTTCGCCAAATGGCTCTGCGTTAGCCACTTCGATCCCATGAGCGCTGTCTTCCGTCCCGCCGAGGCTCCCTTTATCATTATCAGCGATATTGGTCTCGGTCTCACTCTAACTGTTCTATACTTTGCTTCCCAGAAGGTTGGCGTTTCTACCGTTCTCTTCCTCTACCTCGTTCCCTACCTCTGGGTCCATCACTGGCTCG TCGCTATCACTTAcctccaccatcatcacacTGAGCTCCCCCATTATACCGCTGAAGGCTGGACCTACGTTAAGGGTGCTCTTGCTACTGTTGACCGCGAGTTCGGCTTTATTGGCAAGCACATTTTCCACGGTATCATTGAGAAGCATGTCATTCACCACCTGTTCCC TAAGATCCCTTTCTATAAGGCTGATGAGGCCactgaggccatcaagcccGTTATCGGCGACCACTATTGCCACGACGACCGTAACTTCCTGGGTCAGCTCTGGAGCATCTTTGGTAGCCTTGACTACGTCGAGCACGACCCCACCATTCCCGGTGCCATGCGctgggccaagaagaagatatctGAGCAAGGAATCGACGGAAGCGATGCTGTGCTATGTGACGATAGAATACACATTGGATAG